A stretch of the Odontesthes bonariensis isolate fOdoBon6 chromosome 5, fOdoBon6.hap1, whole genome shotgun sequence genome encodes the following:
- the LOC142380237 gene encoding C-X-C chemokine receptor type 3-like: protein MAVLLDGLFRQNTTYDYDEDYEYKEEFEERGSEAVWIPIVYSVVLLVGLLGNALLLVALYQKRRSWSLSDTFILHLSVADILLLVTLPFRAAQAAQDSGWCFGIFCKICGAVFNINFYCGIFLLVCISLDHYLSSAHDVQLYPHSTPSSVHVYCFAVWLISLLLTIPDWIFLRPKTEQRKTQCVHGYPKSEFDWHLFSRVLHHLVGFLLPTIILIVCCSYVLLRLQRRSKSLVKKRPAMAILPFVVVFLLCWMPYNITLFVDTLCNIHKDPQNNNEGSLKTALSVFSALGCAHACLRPLLYLFFCGNFRKQTLRLLRCTTVECKSSLWELGVGEEAPHEQEQSAEELKQMTSPEHQVHSVQA, encoded by the exons ATGGCCGTGCTCCTGGATGGACTGTTTCGTCAGAACACCACCTATGACTATGACGAAGACTACGAGTATAAAGAGGAGTTTGAAGAAAGAGGCAGTGAGGCGGTGTGGATCCCGATTGTGTACtctgtggttctgttggttGGTCTGCTGGGGAATGCGCTGCTCCTGGTCGCTTTGTACCAAAAGAGGCGCTCGTGGAGCCTGTCGGACACATTTATCCTCCACCTGAGTGTGGCAGACATCCTGCTGCTGGTGACGCTGCCCTTTCGGGCTGCACAGGCCGCACAAGATTCTGGATGGTGCTTTGGGATTTTCTGCAAGATCTGTGGAGCTGTTTTTAAT aTCAACTTCTACTGTGGGATCTTTCTGCTGGTTTGCATCAGTCTGGATCACTACTTGTCCAGCGCCCATGATGTCCAGCTGTACCCCCACAGCACGCCCAGTTCAGTCCATGTCTACTGCTTTGCGGTGTGGCTCATCTCCCTGCTCCTCACTATCCCTGACTGGATTTTCCTCAGGCCTAAGACAGAACAAAGGAAAACACAGTGTGTTCACGGCTACCCTAAGTCTGAATTTGACTGGCATCTGTTTTCACGTGTACTCCACCACCTAGTGGGCTTTTTGCTCCCTACGATCATCCTGATCGTGTGCTGCTCCTATGTCCTGCTACGTCTGCAGCGCCGCTCAAAAAGCCTTGTGAAGAAGAGGCCTGCCATGGCCATCCTGCCATTTGTGGTAGTTTTCCTTCTCTGCTGGATGCCATACAACATTACCCTATTCGTGGACACCTTATGTAACATCCACAAAGACCCTCAAAATAATAATGAGGGTTCTTTAAAAACAGCTCTTAGCGTGTTCTCAGCTCTAGGCTGCGCTCACGCCTGCCTCAGGCCTCTGCTGTATCTGTTTTTTTGTGGAAACTTTAGGAAACAAACACTGAGACTGCTAAGATGCACTACAGTTGAATGCAAGAGCTCACTGTGGGAGCTGGGTGTGGGCGAGGAAGCCCCACATGAGCAGGAACAGTCAGCGGAGGAGCTCAAACAGATGACAAGTCCGGAGCATCAGGTCCACTCAGTTCAGGCGTAA